The following are encoded in a window of Gossypium raimondii isolate GPD5lz chromosome 13, ASM2569854v1, whole genome shotgun sequence genomic DNA:
- the LOC105781736 gene encoding BURP domain protein RD22: protein MHTIGESISFKGDADPDNEGVNDPEFGAYSYGDDSENLLANRKALGGKSINDYTATKETIYFFEDTLLPGTKVFLQRLLQESDTTKFLPRQIAESTPLTNGELSQILKKFSLKPESKSASYVKNTVKNCERPEMRGETKYCAASLETFVDSGVSILGKNIKLLSNEIGDETKNPSFKIGKGVRTVGGNEVVCHKMTYPHAVYLCHSIEGTEVYKVPLVSDDGTKVKAMAVCHKDTSAWSPNHIAFKILKVKPGTVPICHFLGRDTLVWVSN, encoded by the exons aTGCATACTATAGGTGAAAGCATATCATTCAAAGGTGATGCTGATCCAGATAATGAAGGGGTAAATGATCCTGAGTTTGGTGCTTATTCCTACGGAGATGATTCAGAAAACCTTCTAG CAAATAGGAAAGCTTTGGGTGGAAAGAGCATCAATGATTATACAGCTACAAAGGAAaccatttatttctttgaagACACTCTTCTTCCGGGTACGAAGGTGTTCTTACAGAGACTCTTACAAGAAAGCGACACGACGAAATTCCTGCCTCGGCAAATAGCAGAATCGACCCCGTTGACGAACGGTGAATTATCACAAATCTTGAAAAAATTCTCGTTGAAACCCGAATCGAAGAGCGCGAGTTACGTGAAGAACACGGTAAAGAACTGCGAGAGACCCGAGATGAGAGGTGAAACCAAGTACTGCGCCGCATCGTTAGAGACCTTCGTCGATTCGGGCGTCTCGATCCTCGGGAAAAACATCAAGTTGTTATCGAACGAGATCGGGGATGAGACGAAGAACCCGTCGTTTAAGATCGGTAAGGGAGTTCGAACAGTGGGAGGAAACGAGGTCGTTTGCCACAAGATGACGTACCCGCACGCGGTGTATTTGTGTCATTCGATTGAGGGGACCGAGGTGTATAAGGTTCCACTGGTGAGCGACGATGGAACGAAGGTTAAAGCGATGGCGGTTTGTCATAAAGATACATCGGCTTGGAGCCCTAACCATATAGCCTTTAAGATTCTCAAAGTTAAGCCTGGAACTGTCCCGATTTGCCATTTCCTTGGCCGAGATACCCTCGTCTGGGTTTCCAACTGA
- the LOC105783974 gene encoding phytochromobilin:ferredoxin oxidoreductase, chloroplastic: MDCCSFSSSLSLSLSLMLKPRPPLMTINYNGNSQWSKRKKKRHCLLQVSAISYQNFIHFALDETKRHTLLLPSPLQEKYGSMIAMDEQTRLEMLSFETPKIRLLRSMSIEGEAMQVLDFAAFPKPEFDLPIFCGNFFTTANMNIVVLDLNPLHDVTSRRDYKEKYYDCLLPLGLKYTELLPWGGKLTSESIKFFSPIVIWTKFSSSNSKHEVLYSAFMEYYKAWLELMEQAVEDTDPSQITCNLEAQHRYLTWRAEKDPGHGVLKRLIGEKLAKDLLRNFLFSGIDELGSKTFLDYFPEYGIEDGTINEKRSIIGKGFENRPWDKNGEFIGNDLRN; encoded by the exons atggattGTTGTTCTTTTTCATCGTCATTAAGCTTAAGTTTAAGCTTAATGTTGAAACCTCGTCCGCCATTAATGACCATTAACTATAATGGTAACTCTCAGTGGagtaaaaggaagaagaaaaggcATTGTTTGCTTCAAGTCTCTGCAATTTCTTACCAGAACTTCATTCATTTTGCTCTTGATGAAACTAAACGACATACCCTTTTGCTTCCTTCTCCTCTACAG GAAAAGTATGGTTCTATGATCGCAATGGATGAACAAACAAGGCTTGAAATGTTATCATTCGAAACTCCCAAAATCAGACTACTTAGAAGTATGAGCATTGAAGGTGAAGCTATGCAG GTATTAGATTTTGCTGCCTTTCCGAAACCAGAATTTGATCTACCCATATTTTGTGGCAACTTCTTCACTACTGCTAACATGAACATAGTTGTGTT GGACCTAAATCCTTTGCACGATGTCACTAGTCGAAGAGACTACAAGGAAAAGTACTATGACTGCTTATTGCCTCTAGGTCTGAAGTATACCGAG CTTTTACCTTGGGGAGGAAAGCTTACGAGTGAATCTATAAAGTTCTTCTCACCGATAGTGATATGGACCAAGTTTAGTTCGAGCAATTCTAAACACGAAGTTCTATATTCCGCGTTCATGGAATACTACAAG GCATGGCTGGAGCTAATGGAGCAAGCGGTGGAGGATACTGATCCATCTCAAATTACGTGCAATCTCGAAGCCCAGCATAGATATCTAACATGGAGAGCTGAAAAG GATCCTGGCCACGGAGTTTTAAAACGGTTGATTGGGGAGAAGCTCGCCAAG GATTTGTTGAGAAATTTCCTTTTTAGTGGGATTGATGAACTAGGAAGCAAAACATTCCTGGACTACTTCCCCGAGTACGGCATCGAGGATGGGACTATAAACGAGAAACGAAGCATCATTGGTAAGGGTTTCGAAAACCGGCCTTGGGATAAAAACGGAGAGTTTATTGGTAATGACTTGAGAAACTAA
- the LOC105783153 gene encoding scarecrow-like protein 3 — protein MSQNESSPLKSSSSSLQVFSMMSLSPSLGSSYPWLKELKSEERGLYLIHLLLTCANHVATGSLENANIALEQISELASPDGDTMQRIAAYFTEALADRILKTWPGLHKAINSTRVVDLVSEQALVRRLFFEVFPFLKAAFLLVNQAIIEAMEGEKVVHVIDLDAAEPMQWIALIRGLSARPEGPPHLRITGIHVRKEVLDQMGHRLSEEAEKLDIPFQFNPVVGELEDLDVERLHVKTGEAVAISSVLRLHSLLASDDEPLRKKLPLALKNSNGIHLQRALQMSQNTLGELLEKDTVNGYSPSPDSASSSPLSSPVSPKVDTFLTALRGLLPKLVVITEQDSNHNGSTLMERLLESLHSYAALFDCLESTVSRASSERLKLEKMLFGNEIKNIISCEGAERKERHEKLEKWIQRLDSAGFCNVPLSYYGMLQAKTLLQGYNCNGYKMKGENGCVMICWQDRPMFSVSAWRCRNSL, from the coding sequence ATGTCCCAAAACGAATCCTCACCGttaaaatcatcatcatcatcactgcAAGTTTTTTCTATGATGTCCTTGTCACCTAGCTTAGGATCATCATATCCATGGCTTAAAGAACTTAAATCAGAAGAAAGGGGTTTATATTTGATCCATTTGTTACTCACCTGTGCTAATCATGTAGCCACCGGTAGTCTCGAAAACGCGAACATTGCGCTCGAGCAAATATCGGAACTCGCTTCACCGGACGGCGATACGATGCAACGTATTGCCGCTTATTTCACCGAAGCACTAGCGGACCGGATCCTCAAAACGTGGCCCGGTCTGCATAAGGCTATTAATTCGACTAGGGTTGTCGATTTGGTATCGGAACAAGCTTTGGTTCGGAGGTTGTTTTTCGAGGTGTTTCCGTTTTTGAAAGCGGCATTCTTGCTTGTTAACCAAGCTATAATCGAAGCGATGGAAGGGGAAAAGGTGGTACATGTGATTGATCTCGACGCGGCGGAGCCTATGCAATGGATTGCACTCATTCGAGGTTTGAGTGCAAGACCAGAAGGTCCGCCGCATTTGAGGATTACGGGGATACATGTACGAAAAGAAGTGTTGGATCAAATGGGGCATAGATTGTCGGAAGAAGCCGAGAAGTTGGATATACCGTTTCAATTTAATCCGGTCGTTGGCGAATTAGAGGATCTCGATGTTGAAAGACTGCATGTTAAAACCGGGGAAGCGGTAGCTATTAGCTCGGTTCTCCGATTGCATTCTCTTTTGGCTTCTGATGACGAACCCCTTCGGAAGAAACTTCCGTTAGCATTGAAGAACTCAAATGGAATCCACTTACAAAGAGCCTTACAAATGAGTCAAAACACCTTAGGAGAGTTACTCGAGAAAGATACGGTTAACGGATACAGCCCTAGCCCGGACTCGGCTTCTTCGTCGCCCTTATCTTCACCCGTTTCACCGAAGGTCGATACCTTTCTTACCGCACTACGTGGCTTGTTGCCTAAACTCGTGGTCATAACCGAGCAAGACTCTAACCACAACGGGTCCACACTAATGGAAAGGCTATTAGAGTCCCTCCATTCGTACGCGGCATTGTTCGATTGCTTGGAATCCACGGTCTCAAGGGCATCCTCCGAGAGACTTAAACTCGAAAAGATGCTCTTCGGGAACGAAATCAAGAACATAATATCTTGCGAAGGAGCCGAGAGGAAAGAGAGACATGAAAAGCTAGAGAAGTGGATACAAAGGCTCGATTCAGCCGGGTTCTGTAACGTCCCATTGAGTTACTACGGCATGTTGCAAGCGAAGACATTGTTGCAAGGTTATAACTGCAACGGGTACAAGATGAAAGGCGAGAACGGCTGTGTCATGATTTGTTGGCAAGATCGACCGATGTTTTCAGTATCGGCTTGGAGGTGTCGGAACAgtttatga
- the LOC105781735 gene encoding anaphase-promoting complex subunit 11, translated as MAGSLFTTCIPIWHAVASWTWDAQDETCGICRMAFDGCCSDCKLPGDDCPLIWGACNHAFHLHCILKWVNSQTSQAHCPMCRREWQFKG; from the exons ATGGCGGGCT CACTCTTTACCACTTGCATCCCAAT ATGGCATGCTGTTGCTTCATGGACATGGGATGCCCAAGATGAAACATGTGGAATTTGTAGGATGGCCTTTGATGGTTGTTGTTCTGACTGTAAACTCCCTGGGGATGATTGCCCATTGA TTTGGGGTGCATGCAACCATGCTTTCCATCTTCATTGCATCCTGAAATGGGTTAATTCACAGACTTCTCAAGCACATTGTCCAATGTGCCGTCGTGAATGGCAGTTCAAGGGATGA